Proteins from one Scyliorhinus canicula chromosome 6, sScyCan1.1, whole genome shotgun sequence genomic window:
- the tpd52l1 gene encoding tumor protein D53 isoform X3, whose product MEPVEHDSLETRRFSDLDADVDLGTLSEEDKEDLGVELAKLEDEISTLRQVLIAKEKHLVEIKQKMGITPLNEIRNNLSKGWHDMQTSVIYKKTQETLNTTGQKASAALNNVSTTLNKKLGEMNLYYFRRLLPNRNSPTFKSFEERVETTVTSLKCKVGVPTHSSGSFEDVLNSTVNASVQESTSGNHPTEDFGVF is encoded by the exons ACTCTCTTGAAACAAGGCGTTTTAGTGATCTGGATGCTGATGTTGACCTAGGCACACTCTCAGAGGAAGACAAAGAAGACCTTGGTGTGGAATTGGCCAAG CTAGAAGATGAAATCTCCACACTGCGACAAGTTCTGATTGCCAAGGAGAAGCATCTGGTTGAAATAAAGCAGAAGATGGGCATCACCCCACTGAATGAAATAAGAAACAACTTAAGCAAAGGCTGGCACGATATGCAGACTTCTGTGAT CTACAAAAAAACACAGGAGACTCTCAATACCACGGGACAAAAGGCATCAGCTGCTTTGAATAATGTAAGCACTACACTTAACAAGAAACTAGGAGAGATGAA CTTATATTACTTCAGACGTCTACTCCCAAACAG AAATTCTCCTACGTTCAAGTCCTTTGAAGAGCGAGTGGAAACTACAGTTACCAGCCTGAAG TGTAAAGTTGGTGTGCCTACCCACAGCAGTGGAAGTTTTGAAGATGTGCTGAACTCTACTGTCAATGCCAGTGTTCAGGAATCAACTTCAGGAAATCATCCAACTGAGGACTTTGGAGTTTTTTAA
- the tpd52l1 gene encoding tumor protein D53 isoform X1, with product MEPVEHDSLETRRFSDLDADVDLGTLSEEDKEDLGVELAKLEDEISTLRQVLIAKEKHLVEIKQKMGITPLNEIRNNLSKGWHDMQTSVIYKKTQETLNTTGQKASAALNNVSTTLNKKLGEMNLYYFRRLLPNSYPVQHSISMPAMRNSPTFKSFEERVETTVTSLKCKVGVPTHSSGSFEDVLNSTVNASVQESTSGNHPTEDFGVF from the exons ACTCTCTTGAAACAAGGCGTTTTAGTGATCTGGATGCTGATGTTGACCTAGGCACACTCTCAGAGGAAGACAAAGAAGACCTTGGTGTGGAATTGGCCAAG CTAGAAGATGAAATCTCCACACTGCGACAAGTTCTGATTGCCAAGGAGAAGCATCTGGTTGAAATAAAGCAGAAGATGGGCATCACCCCACTGAATGAAATAAGAAACAACTTAAGCAAAGGCTGGCACGATATGCAGACTTCTGTGAT CTACAAAAAAACACAGGAGACTCTCAATACCACGGGACAAAAGGCATCAGCTGCTTTGAATAATGTAAGCACTACACTTAACAAGAAACTAGGAGAGATGAA CTTATATTACTTCAGACGTCTACTCCCAAACAG TTACCCTGTACAGCATTCAATTAGTATGCCAGCTATGAG AAATTCTCCTACGTTCAAGTCCTTTGAAGAGCGAGTGGAAACTACAGTTACCAGCCTGAAG TGTAAAGTTGGTGTGCCTACCCACAGCAGTGGAAGTTTTGAAGATGTGCTGAACTCTACTGTCAATGCCAGTGTTCAGGAATCAACTTCAGGAAATCATCCAACTGAGGACTTTGGAGTTTTTTAA
- the tpd52l1 gene encoding tumor protein D53 isoform X2, whose product MEPVEHDSLETRRFSDLDADVDLGTLSEEDKEDLGVELAKLEDEISTLRQVLIAKEKHLVEIKQKMGITPLNEIRNNLSKGWHDMQTSVIYKKTQETLNTTGQKASAALNNVSTTLNKKLGEMNYPVQHSISMPAMRNSPTFKSFEERVETTVTSLKCKVGVPTHSSGSFEDVLNSTVNASVQESTSGNHPTEDFGVF is encoded by the exons ACTCTCTTGAAACAAGGCGTTTTAGTGATCTGGATGCTGATGTTGACCTAGGCACACTCTCAGAGGAAGACAAAGAAGACCTTGGTGTGGAATTGGCCAAG CTAGAAGATGAAATCTCCACACTGCGACAAGTTCTGATTGCCAAGGAGAAGCATCTGGTTGAAATAAAGCAGAAGATGGGCATCACCCCACTGAATGAAATAAGAAACAACTTAAGCAAAGGCTGGCACGATATGCAGACTTCTGTGAT CTACAAAAAAACACAGGAGACTCTCAATACCACGGGACAAAAGGCATCAGCTGCTTTGAATAATGTAAGCACTACACTTAACAAGAAACTAGGAGAGATGAA TTACCCTGTACAGCATTCAATTAGTATGCCAGCTATGAG AAATTCTCCTACGTTCAAGTCCTTTGAAGAGCGAGTGGAAACTACAGTTACCAGCCTGAAG TGTAAAGTTGGTGTGCCTACCCACAGCAGTGGAAGTTTTGAAGATGTGCTGAACTCTACTGTCAATGCCAGTGTTCAGGAATCAACTTCAGGAAATCATCCAACTGAGGACTTTGGAGTTTTTTAA
- the tpd52l1 gene encoding tumor protein D53 isoform X4, producing the protein MEPVEHDSLETRRFSDLDADVDLGTLSEEDKEDLGVELAKLEDEISTLRQVLIAKEKHLVEIKQKMGITPLNEIRNNLSKGWHDMQTSVIYKKTQETLNTTGQKASAALNNVSTTLNKKLGEMKNSPTFKSFEERVETTVTSLKCKVGVPTHSSGSFEDVLNSTVNASVQESTSGNHPTEDFGVF; encoded by the exons ACTCTCTTGAAACAAGGCGTTTTAGTGATCTGGATGCTGATGTTGACCTAGGCACACTCTCAGAGGAAGACAAAGAAGACCTTGGTGTGGAATTGGCCAAG CTAGAAGATGAAATCTCCACACTGCGACAAGTTCTGATTGCCAAGGAGAAGCATCTGGTTGAAATAAAGCAGAAGATGGGCATCACCCCACTGAATGAAATAAGAAACAACTTAAGCAAAGGCTGGCACGATATGCAGACTTCTGTGAT CTACAAAAAAACACAGGAGACTCTCAATACCACGGGACAAAAGGCATCAGCTGCTTTGAATAATGTAAGCACTACACTTAACAAGAAACTAGGAGAGATGAA AAATTCTCCTACGTTCAAGTCCTTTGAAGAGCGAGTGGAAACTACAGTTACCAGCCTGAAG TGTAAAGTTGGTGTGCCTACCCACAGCAGTGGAAGTTTTGAAGATGTGCTGAACTCTACTGTCAATGCCAGTGTTCAGGAATCAACTTCAGGAAATCATCCAACTGAGGACTTTGGAGTTTTTTAA